GGGACAGTACGTTTCCTGCGGGGGGCGGTAAAAGCCTGTCGTAGCGGTGTTCGCCGTAGCCACCTCATCAGTTATCAGGAAGACGGTGCATTACTGCAGGAGCTGTTCTCCCGTGACGGTATTGGCACGCAGATCGTGATGGAAAGTGCTGAGCAGATCCGTCGCGCCACCATCAATGATATTGGCGGTATTCTGGAACTGATTCGCCCGTTAGAACAACAGGGTATTTTGGTTCGTCGCTCCCGCGAACAACTGGAGATGGAGATCGACAAATTCACCATCATCCAGCGTGATAATCTGACCATCGCCTGCGCCGCGCTCTATCCCTTCCCGGAAGAGAAGATCGGTGAAATGGCCTGCGTCGCGGTTCACCCGGACTACCGCAGCTCGTCTCGCGGCGAAATGCTGCTTGAGCGCGTTGCAGCTCAGGCGCGCCAGATTGGTTTAAGTAAACTCTTTGTACTCACGACGCGCAGTATCCACTGGTTCCAGGAACGCGGATTTACGCCAGTCGACATTGATTCGCTGCCAGAGAGTAAGAAAGAGATGTACAACTATCAACGCCGCTCTAAAGTACTGATGGCTGATTTAGGCTGATGTTCATGCCCTCACCGTCCGGTGGGGGCAGATACTTACCTTGCATCGAAAATTGCGCTTAAACCGCTTCGACGCTCAGTACGCGTGACAATCGCCTGCACCAAAACACGCTCATCGGTATACAGCGACAAACGCTGACGTGCACGGGTTATCGCGGTGTAAACCAGCTCACGCGTAATGACCGGTGAGAGTTGCGGAGGCAGGATCAGCGCCGCATGATTAAACTCAGACCCTTGCGATTTATGGACCGTCATTGCCCACGCGGTTTCGTGTTCGGGCAAACGACTGGGTTGTACCGACTTCACGCTACCATCCGGCATCTGGAACCACACGCGTAGTCCCTGGCCACGATCAAGCGCAATGCCAATATCTCCATTAAACAAACCCAGTGCGCTGTCATTGCGGGAGATCATCACCGGACGTCCTTCATACCAGCGTGAATGTGCCGAACGAACAATCTTGCGCTTTTGTGTCAGCACCTGCTCCAGTCGCTCATTCAGACCGGTCACACCAAAAGGCCCCTCTCTCAGAGCACACAGAAGCTGAAATTCACCAAACGCGGCAATGACCTGCCCCGGCATGCTCTGCTGCTGAATATTTTCTAAAAAACGCTGATAACCATGCAAAGCATCATTGAGCATTGCCAGATAATCATCACCACTCTCCAGCGGCTTTTTCTCGATATCCTCGAATGCGCCATTAAACACTGAGCGAGTTGCTTGACGATCACCCCGATTCACCGCTGCAGCAAGTTTCCCAATACCAGAATCACTCCCGAAACGGTAGCTCTTTTGCAGCAAACAGAGGCTGTCGCGCAATGTTCCCGCCAGTGGTTCTTCATTTCCTTCCACCGGGCAGCCGGTTAAACGTGTCAACTCCAGGGCACGTTCAGTGGTGTAGCCCAGGCTGGCATAAGTGCAGATATCCCCCAACACCGCCCCAGCTTCGACCGATGCAAGCTGGTCGCGATCGCCCAGAAAGATAACCCGTGCATGAGGCGGTAGCGCATTAATCAACCGTGACATCATGGTCAGGTCGATCATTGAAGCTTCATCCACCACCAGCACATCCAGATGTAACGGGTTTCCCGCATGGTAGCGTAAACGCTGGCTTCCCGGCTGCGCCCCCAATAAACGGTGCAAAGTGCTGGCCTCACCCGGGAACAGCGCAAGCTGCGCGTCGGTAAGAGGCAGTTTTTGCAGCGCACCTCCCAGGGATTCCGTCAATCTGGCCGCGGCTTTCCCCGTAGGCGCCGCCAGACGAATACGGCATTTTTGTTCGCCCGCTATCTGGATAAGTGCAGCCAGTAGTTTTGCAACAGTGGTCGTTTTCCCCGTACCGGGGCCACCAGAAATCACGGAGATCCGTCGTGTTAGCGCAACAGCGGCGGCCACTTTCTGCCAGTCAAGGGATTCACCGGACGTAAATAACCCCTCCAGCGTCTGCTGAAGCTGGGCTTCATCATAGGAAAGCGGCGTGTTGGCTTCGTTAAAGAAGTGCGCAACGGTGAGTTCATTACGCCAAAGGCGGTTGAGGTATAAACGATCACCCGCCAGGATTAACGGCGTAGGACTTTCTCCTGTACTGACGGCTTCAGAGCTCAATAATAGCGTTTGCCAGTTCACGGACTCACCGAGCAGCGCAAAACAAGATTGGATCGCCGACGGCATTTTTTCATCGAGTACCAGCCGTGAAAGCGGCAAACACACATGCCCCTCCCCCGTATCCCGACTGAGGATAGCAGCAGCAAGCATTACGGCGGGCCGATCACCTGCAATGGCCATAGCGAACTGCACATCAAGCTGACGCAGCAGACGCTGATCTGCCGCCTCAAGCAACAATTCCTGCATTGTCATGCCATCTCCTCCGTGCTGGCTGCAAATAACATGTCCATTTTTTCAATCAATGCTACGTCCGGGCGCGTGCTAAAGATACCTGATTGCGGATCGGCAGCATCAACGCCACGCAAGAACAGGTAGATGACGCCACCAAAATGCGCATCGTAGGTGTAGTCCGCAATGCGGTGACGCAGATAGCGATGCAGCGCCAGGGTATAAAGCTGATACTGCAAATCATAGCGGTGGGACTGCATCGCAGAAGCCATTGCCTCTCGGGTGTATGCATCACTGTTTTCACCCAGCCAGTTTGATTTGTAATCCAGCAGGTAATAGCGCCCTTCATGACGGAAAACCAGGTCGATAAACCCTTTCAGCATACCCTGTACCTGGCGGAAATTCAGCGGCGGACAGCCGGCAGATAAAGGATCGTGCTCGCGGATCAGCGCATCCAGCGCCCCTGCGTTGAGCGGGCTCTCGATGGGGAGATAGAACTCCATCTCGACCTGTTTATCTTTGGATGTTAACTGGCTCAGCGAGAGGCCTCGCGGCGTCAGTTGCACCTCTAAAATAGTGGTGATCCACGACGTCAGTACCGGTTGCCAGCTTGCGTCGTAGCCCCCTTTTTGCAACATCTCCAGTACCCAATCCGCAGAGACGGGCTGAGTAAAATCAAGCTCTTCAAACAGGCTATGGAGGAATGTTCCGGGTGAGGCTCCACGCGGGAATTGATGTGGCGTCAGCGCGGGCTCCGCCAGAATGTCACCCACACCTGCGGCATCCACATCCAGTTTTGGCATCAGATCCTGGGCAATGCTTTGCCCATGCTGCTGCAACCCCGAGTAACTGGTCACACGCCAGTCGTCTGCTATCGTTCGTGTAATCTGCCGCGCGTGTAGATCAGGCTCATGCTGCTCAGGCATCTGCCAGCGACGACTGTCAGACTCTTCAGGGGTCTGTAGCGCAATATTATCCCCACAAAGCGATTCAATACACTGACGAAGCCCTGCAGCATCTTTCGGCTCACCCTGTTGGATAAGCCGCCCCAACGCGCTCAAATGAAAATCAGACTCTCCCGCCTTCTCGCCACGACGCCGGAACAACGGAGCGATACCCAGACTGCAATGCCAAACCGAACGAGTCAGGGCCACATAAAGCAGGCGCAAATCTTCCGCCAGACGTTCAGCTTCGGCAAGCTCGACGCTGCTCTCTGCGTTGCTGAGATCGAGCACCGCTTCATACGAATCACGATCGTGATAAAACGCCTGGTCTTGCGCCCGGTAATTGGCAATAAACGGCAGCCAGACTAACGGATACTCCAGCCCTTTTGACTTGTGAATGGTGACGATTTGCACGAGATGCTTATCACTCTCAAGGCGCATCTGCTGGCTGGAGGCGTTACTGTTGGGATCGGCAATGTGCTGCGACAACCAGCGCACCAGGGCATGTTCACTCTCAAGCTGCGTTCCGGCTTCCTGTAACAACTCACTGATATGCAAAATATCGGTCAGACGGCGCTCACCACCTGCTGTTGCGAGCATATTCTCCGCAATGCGACGCTGGGTCATCAGTTCTCGTAGCATCGCCATAACCCCGCGCTTTTGCCAGCGCTCGCGATAGTGAACAAACTCTTCCACCACGGTATCCCAGGTGGCTTCGTCGTTGTTAAGGACATCAATATCACGTGCGTTTAGCCCCAGCATGGAACTTGCCAACGCGCTGCGAAGCGTGCTCTCTCGTTCCGGGGACAGCACGGCCTGGAGCAACCACAGCATCTCCTGGGCTTCCAGAGTTTCAAAAACGCTATCACGGTTGGAGAGATAAACGGACGGGATATTCAGTAGCGTCAATGCATCGCGAACGAGCGCCGCTTCCTGACGGCTACGCACCAGTACCGTAATATCTGATGCCTTCACTGGGGTCGATTTATTCCCCTTCCACAACACCGCGTCACCACGTGCGCCCGCACTAAGCCAGTCACGGATTTGTGCGGCGCAGTACTGCGCCATCGCATTTTGATAGTCCGCGACGCCACAACCTTCCCCCTGCAGCAGCCAGAAGTTCATGGCTGGCTGAACCTGACCATTGAATTCGAAACGTAATGAGGCATTTTTATCGGCAAACTTTACCGGCTTAAAGGGAATTTCCTTGAACATGAAAGCCGTATCCATACGCCTGAACAGCGTATTCACGCTCTCAACCATACCAGGGGCAGACCGCCAGTTAGTGTCCAGCGTATAGTGCGCTTCAACCTCACTACGGGCTTTCATATAGGTGAAAATATCCGCGCCACGGAAGGCATAAATCGCCTGCTTAGGATCGCCAATCAGCAACAGCGCAGTCTCTGGCTGCTGCCGCCAGATACGACGGAAAATACGATACTGCTGAGGATCGGTATCCTGAAATTCATCAATCATTGCTACCGGAAAGCGGGTAC
This sequence is a window from Enterobacter sp. RHBSTW-00994. Protein-coding genes within it:
- the recD gene encoding exodeoxyribonuclease V subunit alpha produces the protein MTMQELLLEAADQRLLRQLDVQFAMAIAGDRPAVMLAAAILSRDTGEGHVCLPLSRLVLDEKMPSAIQSCFALLGESVNWQTLLLSSEAVSTGESPTPLILAGDRLYLNRLWRNELTVAHFFNEANTPLSYDEAQLQQTLEGLFTSGESLDWQKVAAAVALTRRISVISGGPGTGKTTTVAKLLAALIQIAGEQKCRIRLAAPTGKAAARLTESLGGALQKLPLTDAQLALFPGEASTLHRLLGAQPGSQRLRYHAGNPLHLDVLVVDEASMIDLTMMSRLINALPPHARVIFLGDRDQLASVEAGAVLGDICTYASLGYTTERALELTRLTGCPVEGNEEPLAGTLRDSLCLLQKSYRFGSDSGIGKLAAAVNRGDRQATRSVFNGAFEDIEKKPLESGDDYLAMLNDALHGYQRFLENIQQQSMPGQVIAAFGEFQLLCALREGPFGVTGLNERLEQVLTQKRKIVRSAHSRWYEGRPVMISRNDSALGLFNGDIGIALDRGQGLRVWFQMPDGSVKSVQPSRLPEHETAWAMTVHKSQGSEFNHAALILPPQLSPVITRELVYTAITRARQRLSLYTDERVLVQAIVTRTERRSGLSAIFDAR
- the recB gene encoding exodeoxyribonuclease V subunit beta yields the protein MTDTAESLDPLRLPLQGERLIEASAGTGKTYTIAALYLRLLLGLGGDAAFPKPLSVEELLVVTFTEAATAELRGRIRSNIHELRIACLRQSTDNPLYARLLDDIVDKQQAAQWLLLAERQMDEAAVFTIHGFCQRMLSLNAFESGMLFEQQLIEDESELRYQACADFWRRHCYPLPRDIAEAVHALWKGPEELLRAIDRYLQGEAPVIKSPPPADETLASRHEKIVSQIAALKRKWNASVGEIEAIIENSGIDRRKFNRGNQGKWIDKISAWAQEETRGYQLPDALEKFSQRFLVERTKADGIVPEHALFVAIETLLAEPLTLNDLMITRAMTEIRETVTREKRRRGELGFDDMLSRLDAALCSENGEALASAIRTRFPVAMIDEFQDTDPQQYRIFRRIWRQQPETALLLIGDPKQAIYAFRGADIFTYMKARSEVEAHYTLDTNWRSAPGMVESVNTLFRRMDTAFMFKEIPFKPVKFADKNASLRFEFNGQVQPAMNFWLLQGEGCGVADYQNAMAQYCAAQIRDWLSAGARGDAVLWKGNKSTPVKASDITVLVRSRQEAALVRDALTLLNIPSVYLSNRDSVFETLEAQEMLWLLQAVLSPERESTLRSALASSMLGLNARDIDVLNNDEATWDTVVEEFVHYRERWQKRGVMAMLRELMTQRRIAENMLATAGGERRLTDILHISELLQEAGTQLESEHALVRWLSQHIADPNSNASSQQMRLESDKHLVQIVTIHKSKGLEYPLVWLPFIANYRAQDQAFYHDRDSYEAVLDLSNAESSVELAEAERLAEDLRLLYVALTRSVWHCSLGIAPLFRRRGEKAGESDFHLSALGRLIQQGEPKDAAGLRQCIESLCGDNIALQTPEESDSRRWQMPEQHEPDLHARQITRTIADDWRVTSYSGLQQHGQSIAQDLMPKLDVDAAGVGDILAEPALTPHQFPRGASPGTFLHSLFEELDFTQPVSADWVLEMLQKGGYDASWQPVLTSWITTILEVQLTPRGLSLSQLTSKDKQVEMEFYLPIESPLNAGALDALIREHDPLSAGCPPLNFRQVQGMLKGFIDLVFRHEGRYYLLDYKSNWLGENSDAYTREAMASAMQSHRYDLQYQLYTLALHRYLRHRIADYTYDAHFGGVIYLFLRGVDAADPQSGIFSTRPDVALIEKMDMLFAASTEEMA